A window of Bradyrhizobium sp. AZCC 1719 genomic DNA:
GGCTTGACGCGCGGGTCGCCCATAGCGGGCAGTTGTTGTCGGCGCTGTCCTATCGCGGCGTGCTCGCCCGCGGCTTTGCCCTGGTGCGCGACGAACACGGCCACGCCGTCCATGCCGCCGCTGCGGTCGGGCCGAGCGCGCGTCTCTCCATCGAGTTCGCCGACGGCCGCGTGGCGGCGACCGCGGATGCGGACCGGCCTCAGGCGACGGCTCCAGCCACAAGCGCGCCGAAGCCAGCCCCGCGCGAGGCGAGGCCAGCAGCACCGAAGCGCGTGCCAAAGCCGGTAGATCAGGGAAGCCTGTTTTAGCGCGCCAGCCATTCCGTGACGCGCTGTTGCGCATCCTTGCGCGCATCCGCGTCGGTGCCGATATGGCCGTGTTCGGGCAATGCCGCGTCAGCCCCCGCGATCGCCCGCAGCGGAAGGTTGGCGCGGTCGAAATCGTGAGCCGCCCCGGGATAGACCACGATTCGCGCCAGCGCGCTGCGGCCGCGGGCACCCTCCACCATCTGACGGCAGGCCGACGGTGAACTGACGTCGTCCTTGGCGCCAATCAACAGCAGCGTCGGCACCCGCGCGCTCCAGCCGAGGCCGGAGGAGATCCGGCAGTCCGGATAGAACGCGATGGCAGAGCGGAAATCCGGTCCAGTCCCGCGCGACGATGATTGCGGGCGTACCGCCCACAGCACCGCGCTGGCGCCGTTGGCCCATCCGATCAAGCTGATGCGGTCACGCGCGACCCAGGGCTGCTGCAACAGCCATTGCCGCGACGCGTTGACATCGGCCACCCGCTCGCGGCGGGCAAGCACGCGGCGCTCCTTGACGCGGCATTGCGGGTCGAGCTCGCGCGAACCGTGACTGTCCGGCAACAGCACGGCATGGCCGGACTTCAGGAGTTGTTCCGCCCAGTCACTGTAGCGCGGCAGCACCGGCTCGGATTGCCCGCTCAATCCGCCGCAGCCATGCAGCGCGATTACCGTGGGAAATGGGCCGTCACCATCAGGCTTATAGAGCTGCGCGTGCAGGGTCAGTCCGGTCGCCGGGATATCGACCTGGCGCGGGGCCGGCAACGGCGCCGCACCGGCGGTGGAGGCCGCAGCAAGGAGCGTCAGGAATAGCGTTGCTGACAACAGGCGCATCGGTCTCTGTCGGATCGGTGTGACGCTGCGGGCACAATAAAACTCACGCTATCATGCAGGTGGGCGCAAAATCATCACAAGTAGGTCAGTTTGCGGGGCGGACAGTACGACCTATTTATGATAGATCCAATTTGGAAAATACACTTGACGCCGGCCCGCGCGGGCCGGCCCATCGGAGAGTTTGACGGTGCTCAATAAATTCGGCCCCTCGGGCCATGGCGAAGCGCAGGTGCAATATCTGGACGGCGATTTCCGCGTGATCTCGCCGGGGACCTATGTGCGCTGCGCCGTCACCGACGTGCGGATTCCGCTCGACGAATTGAAGTACTGGAGCGTCGATCTGCAGGAGGCCTATTCGGTTCCGGGCGCCGTGCTGCAGCGGCACTTTCCCGGCGCGCTGAAGACGCAGGGCTGAGCGCGGTTTCGTAGATTGTAGGGTGGGCAAAGCCAACGGGTCGCGCGAGCGCGCGCCCGTTGGCTTTGCCCACCCTACTCTTTCCTCTCGCGCGCCTTGAATAGCCGGTCGGCGACGAATTTTCGCAGGCGCGCAGGATCGTCGAACTCTAGCGTTACCCCGAACGGCACGATGTGCTGCGCCGGATCGCGCAGCCGCGCCAGGTCCTTTTCCGTCGTCACCAATGTCAGCCCGTCGCGCCGAGCCTCGGTAATCAAGCCTTCGATCTCACTCTGCGAGTACGGATGATGATCGGCGAAGGCCTGCTGCCTGACGACATCGATGCCGCTTAAGCGCAGCGTGTTGAAAAAACGCACGGGATCGCCGATACCGGCAAATGCCAGCACGCGCTTGCCGCGAAGCGCGGCGACCGGCGCGTCATCCGGCTTCAGATGCGCGCGCAGTACCGGCTTGCCCTGTGCGGCAATCTCGGCGGCCACCGGCTCGGCAGCGGTGCCGTTGCCGACAATGATCAGCGCGTCGGTGCGCGCCAGTTGCGGCCGCAGCGGCGCGCGCAGCGGACCGGCGGGAAATACCTTCCCGTTGCCAAGTCCGCGTTCGCTGTCGATCACGATCAGGCATGCGTCCTTGATGATCGACGGATTCTGGAAACCGTCGTCCATCAGGATCACGGTCGCGCCTTGCGAGCGCGCCAACGGCACGCCCTCGGCGCGTTTGCGCGATACCACGACCGGCAAATGGCCTGCCAGCATCAGCGGTTCGTCGCCGACATCGGCCGCCGCGTGCCGCTCAGGATCGACGCGGACCGGCCCGCGCAATTCGCCGCCGTACCCGCGGCTCAGCACGACCGGCGTCTCGCCGAGGTCGCGCATGAGCTTCGCCAGCGCCAGCACGGTCGGCGTCTTGCCGGCGCCGCCGACGTGGTAATTGCCGACGCAGAGCACCGGGATGCCAGCATTCAATCCCTTGCGCCGCAGGCGCTGTGCGGCGATGGCGCCATAGAGCGCGCCGAGCGGTTTCAACAGATGCGAGTTGAGCGAGGACGGGCCGTGCCAGAAGCCCGGCTCACGCATTGCCGGTTCCCATCTCGATCCGCAACTGCAGCAGATACGGCTCGAGGGCAGAGAGCGTTCGCTCCAGGGCGCCGCCGAGCTGACCGACCACGCGCTCGGATGCGGTGAGCACGGCTTCGCGCGCCTTGGAATCGGCGAGCATCTGCCCGAACTGCTTGACCAGCGCTTCCTGCGTATCGGCCCGCCGCGCGCCGCCCGCTGAATCGAGGGCTTCGTAGACGTCGGTGAAGTTGAAGACGTGAGGGCCGTGGACGATCGAGGCGCCGAGCTTGATCGCCTCGATCGGATTCTGCCCGCCATGCTCGACCAGCGATCCGCCCATGAATACGATCGGCGCCAGCCTGTAGAACAGTCCCAGCTCGCCCATGGTGTCGGCGACATAGATGTCGGTCGTGGCGGTGGGCAAGTCCTCGTGCGAGCGCAGGGTCGGATTGAGGCCGGAAGCTGCGATCATGCGCGCGATGGCCTCGCCGCGATCGGGGTGCCGGGGCACAATCACCGTCAGCAGCCCCGGGAAGAATCCGGCGAGCGTCCGGTGGGTGGCCGTCACGATTTCTTCTTCGCCCGGGTGCGTGGAGGCCGCGACCACCACGGGGCGGCCGCGTGTCATCGACATCAGCATGTCCAGCTTGTTGGCGTCGGCCGGCGGAGCGGGAACGTCGAGCTTGAGATTTCCCGTGACCATGACGTTGCGGCTGCCCAGCGCGGCAAAGCGATCCGCATCGGTCTGCGACTGCGCCAGGCAGATGTCGAACTTGTCGAGCAGCGCCGAAATGGTGCCGGCGACACGGCGCCAGCGCGGAAACGAGCGCTGCGACATCCGTCCATTGATCAGCACCATCGGCAGCCGCCGCGCAGCGCTCGACAGGATCAGGTTCGGCCAAAGATCGGACTCGATGAAGAGCGCCAGCGACGGACGCCAATGATCGAGGAATCGCGCGACGTAGCGCGGCGAGTCGTAGGGGACATATTGATGGATGACGTCCGGGGGGAACCGCTTGGCGACGATCGCAGCCGAGGTCACCGTGCCCGACGTCAGGAGGATGCGCAGGTCCAGGGCCCGCAGCCGCTCGATCAGCGCAGCCGCCGCCAGTACTTCGCCGACGCTGGCGCCGTGAATCCACACCAGCGGCCCTGCGGGGCGAACATCAGCGCTCATGCCGCGGCGCTCGCCGACCCGCGCCGGGTCCTCCTTGCCCAGCCTCAACCGCCGGCTGATCAACGCAGGCGACAATGGCACCACGGCAGACGAAAGACTCCGGTAGACACGCAACGTCATCGGCAGCGAATTAGCCAAGAGCGGCCTCCGGACGCCCGACCGCCTTGTAGGCGCGACGGGTCGCTTCGTTCAGATAAGATTCTACCTGAAGACGCAGCTTTTCCATAGTCTCGGCATCGGCATCCGGCGGTACGTGCACCGGCTCGATGCCGACCACCGCACCGCGCCCGAATGGCAAATTGATGGTGGTGGAGTCCCAGTTTTTCAACCGGATGAACCGGCTGGTCACCATCGCAAACGGCATGATCGGCCGGCCGGACTCCCGCGCCAGCATGATGACGCCGAGCCCGCTCACGCGGGCGCGCTTGGGCACATCGGCGGTGGTCGCGACGTTCCAGCCATCTTCCAGCGCCTGCAGCATCTCGCGGAAGGCGCCGACGCCGCCCTTGCGGTGAAAGGCGCCGCCATGATCGCCGGAACCCCTGATGGTTCCGATGCCGAGCCGCTCGGCGGCGATGGCGTTGAATTCGCCGTCGCGGTGCCGCGAGATCAGGACCTTGGCGCGGTGGCTCTCCTTGGTCTTGATGAACGGCGTCATGAAATGCTGGCCGTGCCAGAACGCGAAGATCGCCGGCTGTTCCGGCTCGACGATGTCGTAGACGTTGGCGGGGTCGTAGCTGAAGCGGTTGGTCAGCCAGACCAGCCGCAAATATTCGGCCGCGAGCACTCCCAGCGCGCGCTGAACCCAGGTGCTGCGCAGCAAATCGCGAAGGAGGCGTTTCAAGTGGAGGACTTCGTGTCTTGACCTGGATCGAGCAGCCGGTGGAGGTGAACCACGAAGTAGCGCATGTGGGCATTATCGACGGTCTGCTGCGCCTTCGCCTTCCAGGCCGCGTAAGCGGATGCGTAATTGGGGTAGACGCCGACGATATCGACCTGGTCGAGGTCCTTGAACGTGACGTGTTCGAGATCGGTCAACTCGCCGCCGATGACGAGATGCAGCAATTGCTGCGGGGCACTATCTGGCATGATGGTCTTTCCTAACGAGGTGCCCGGCGAGCAAGATCGATAATGTGAATCGCGGTATGAACGGGATGATTTGTGGCACGGATTTCGACCGATTCAGGGCAACCGACGATCCCGGAAATGCTCGACAATGCGCGCATGCCGATCGTGTCCCGCTGCCACCAGCATCCCGTGCACCACCTCCCGGCGATTATACTCAATCGCATCCCCCGAGAGCGCAGTCATTCTACCATTCGCTTCCTGCACGATCAAATTCGCCGCGGCAAGATCCCAATCGCGGCTTTGGCCGCCGGCAAAAGCGGCATCGAGACTGCCGTCCGCAACCCGGCACAGCCGCAGCGCCAGCGATCCGATTCGCGGATGCAGCGTGATGTCGTCCGGTGACGAACTCAGCCGCTGCACCAGCGGTTTTGGGCCGGCCATACGGGAAAAATCGAGCTCTGTTCCTGCGGATGCACGGACCCGCTTCTCGTTCAGCATGGTGCCCTTGCCGCGCATCGCGAAGAAGAATTCGTCGCTGGCGGGCGCGAACACCGCCGCCAGTACCGGCGTTGAACCCGAAACCAGCGCCACGCTCACGCACCAGTCTTCACGATGCGCGAGGTAGGCGCGGGTGCCGTCGATCGGATCGACGATCCAGACCAGTTCCTTGCCGAGCCGTGTGTCGTCATCGACGCTTTCCTCGGACAGCCAGCCATAATCCGGCGTCGCCGCGCGTAGCCGCCGTTCGACGAGGTCGTTGACGGCGATGTCGGCCTCGGAGACCGGCGAGGAAACGCCCTTGGTCCAGTTCTTCAATTCGGTGCGAAACAGCGACAGCGCCAGCGCGCCGGCTTCGCGCACGGTGTCCTTCAGCAGCGCGGCATCGCGCGCCCAGATCCGCTCGGCGGTATCAGCGTCCGCCAAGCGTCAAGCCCTCGATGCGCAGCGTCGGCGCGTTGACGCCGTAGCGGAATTCCAGGTCGTTGGCGGGAACGAGCGACTTGAACATCGCCAGCAGATGGCCCGCGATCGTCACCTCGCTGACGGGGTAAGTGAGCTCGCCGTTCTCGATCCAGAAACCCGAGGCGCCGCGGCTGTAATCGCCGGTCACGCCGTTGACGCCGGAGCCGATCAGGTCGGTGACGTAAAAGCCCTGCTTGATGTCGGAGATCAGTTCCTTCGGCGTCATCGCGCCGGGTTCGAGATGCAGATTGTACGACCCCGGCGACGGCGACGACGAGACGCCGCGATGGGCATGTCCGGTCGTGACCATCCCGAGCTCGCGCGCGGTCGCACAGTCCAGCAGCCACGTGGTCAGCACGCCCTCGTCGATGAGCGCGAGCTTCTTCACTCTGACGCCCTCGGCGTCAAAAGTCTGCGAGCGCAGGCCGCGCACGCGTAAGGGGTCATCGATGATGCGGATGTCCTTTGAAAACAACTGCTCGCCGAGCTTGTCCTTGAGGAAACTGGTCTTGCGCGCAATCGAAGCGCCGTTGATGGCGCCGACGAGATGGCCGACCAGCGACCCCGAGGCCCGGGGATCGTAGACCACCGGCACCTTGCAGGTCTCGACCTTGCGCGGATTGGCGCGCGCCACCGTACGCTCGCCTGCCCGACGGCCGACGCTTTCGGGAGCATCGAGGTCGGACGCATGCGGGGCCGAGGTGAAGTCGTAATCACGCTCCATGCTGGTGCCTTCGCCCGAGATCGCGGTCATCGAGATGCCGTGGCTGGAGCGCAAATATGAGCCATGGAAGCCGGTCGAAGTCACCAGCACCATGCCGCCGATGCCGCTCGAGGCGGACGCGCCGCTCGATTTGGTCACGCCCTTGACCGCAAGGCCCGCGGCTTCCGCCTCGCAGGCACGCCGCTCCAGTTCGCTCGTGGTCGGAATAATGCGGTCGAGCAGATCGAGCTCGGCGAACTCGCGCGCGAGCAGCGAGGGATCGGCGAGGCCGACATATTTGTCGTCGGGCGCGACGCGGGCCATTGCGACCGCCCGTTCGGCGAGCTTCGCAACGCCGTCGCCGGAAATATCGTTGGTCGAGACCACCGCCTGGCGCTGGCCGACCAGCACGCGCAATCCGACGTCGTCGCCTTCGGAGCGCTCGGATTCCTCGACCCGGCCATCGCGCACCTCGACGCCCTGCGAAACCCCGCGCACCGCGACGGCATCCGCGGCGTCCGCCCCGGCACGCTTGGCCGCCTCCACCAGCCGCTGCGCCAGCATCGAGAGCGCCGATTGATCGAACAGGTCGGAAGTTGCGGGGGCCTTCGAAAGCGGCGAAGCCGTGGATGGTGAAGAGTTCACAAACAAAATCCCTGACATTGAAGGGTTCGGACGCCGGCCGGCAAGGCCCTGAGATGTGCCTGATTCACAGGGATTTCAAGCATCTTGCGACGCCAAATGCCAAACATTTTCGGCATCGCCGCAAGGTCTCGTCAATCATGTGAGCCAAGGTCTTGTCAATCATGCTGGCGGGTGACTTTGGGTTAACCAGGCTTTTTAAGGCGAAACGGAAATCGCTCGGCTAAGGTCTCGCGTATCGACCGGGAACATAATCCCGGCGGGGAGATGAGAGCCGTGAGGCGTCAAACAGCAATAAGCGGGATCAATCCCGCCGGGTCGAGCCGTTCACTGCGGCTCGACCCTCTTTCTCTGCCGCTCAGCTTCCATGCGCACGACACCCGTGCGGACGGCGGCGTGCGCAGGATCGAACTTCACCGCGAGCGCGTCGTGCTGCACCGTGCCGTCAAGGGCATGCGGATGGCGATCAACGTCCGCGTCAGCGATTTTCTCGGCGTTGCACTGCGTGGTCTCGACGACGCACAGATGCTGGTGCTGGCGCATCGCGACCCGTCCTTGAACATTCCCTTGTGTGTGAGTTCCGACCACGAGGAGATCGCCTCCGCCTGGCAGATGTGGAGCGACATCTTCGCGCTGCCGCTGTTGACCGAGGACGATGATCGCGAACCGGCCGCCCGCCGCCGCCGCCACAACGCCATCCGCGCCCGCCGCCCGAAATTTTTGATGCGCCGCCGGGGCGGCAACCTCATCAATACCGAGACGGTTCATCGGGACGAACGCGAGATCATCGCGCGGGATTGAGTTTGCTTTAGCAGAACTCTCGCCAAGCAACCGTGGCGTACGCGGCAAATCAGTTCGCGGACACGTATGTACAGGGTAGGCAAAGCGAAAGCGTGCCTACCATCTCGAAGTGTGCTCGATGATAGATGGTGGGCACGTCGCTACGCGCCTTCGCCCACCCTACGAGACCGAACGCATCACCGCGTCAATCAGCAGTCCCGCAAACAGCAACAGACCTGCATCGCGGTTCGACTTGAAGAGGCGCAGGCAGAGCGCGGGATCGCTGATGTTCAATCGCCCAATCTGCCAGGCCAGATGCGCGGCAAACGCCACGAGCCCGACCCACGCCGGCCAGCGCGCGCCGCCCAGCGCCAGCGCGACGCCGATCAGAACCACCGCGAGCGAATAAAGCACCGCGAGCGCCCGATGGGTGCGCGCGCCGAACAGGCGCGCCGTCGATTTGATGCCGATCAACGCATCGTCCTCGGCGTCCTGATGGGCGTAGATCGTGTCGTAGCCGATCACCCAGGCGATCGAGCCGGCATAGAGCACGAGCGCGGTGAGATCGATGCGGCCGAGCGTGACCGCAAATCCCATCAGCGCGCCCCAGGAGAACGCCAGCCCCAGCACGACCTGCGGCCACCAGGTGATGCGCTTCATAAAGGGATAGACCGCGACGATGACGAGCGAGGCGACGCCGGTCAGGATTGCAAAGCGGTTGAACTGCAAGAGCACCGCGAGCCCAATCAGCGCCTGCAGGACCAGGAACGCGAACGCCTGCGTCACGCTGATCTGGCCAGCGGGCAGCGGCCGCGAGCGCGTGCGCTCGACGCTGGCGTCGAGGTCGCGGTCGGTGATGTCGTTCCAGGCGCAGCCAGCACCGCGCATGACGAAGGCGCCGATGAAGAACAGCACGATCACGAGCGGCAATTGCGAGATGTCACGCGCGATTCCGGCGGCCAGCGCCGCCGACCACCAGCACGGCATCAGCAACAGCCACGAGCCGATCGGACGATCGTAACGGGAAAGCCGCAAATAGGGCCGCGACCAGGACGGCGCGCGCGTATCGACCCAGTTGCCGGTCGCATCGGCAACGCGGGTAGTCGCGTCGCTCATCGGGTCGGGGTCATCGCGCGAGAACGTTGCCGTTCAGCGTATCGAAGGTGCTGCCACCCTTCCTGACCGTCTGCGCCTCAGGGAGCGCCGCCGACGAGCCGAGCACCTCGCTGAGACTGGGGCCAGCCGGCCTGGCAGCCGCCGCCTGCTGCGCGACGGCACAGACCTGATTCTGCATCTTCTCGGTGTTCTTGTGGCCGTTCCTGAGCTGGTCGGCTATCTGCGACGGAATTCCGCACTTTGCCGAGTTGGTCTCGACATATTTGATCATCTTCATTTCGGCCTGGCCGAAATTCTTGATCAGCTTGCAGGCCTCATCCGGCGGCGCCTTGCGATCGCTCGCGGCCTTGATCAGCTTGCCGCGCTTCTCGGCTTCCTCGCGCAACGGAACGAAGCCCTGCATGCAGGCGTCCGCCGAACCGCTGGCTTGCGGCGGCGGGCCACTGAATCCCCTGGAAACCGGGGCAGCGCCCTGCGAGGGGAACGGCGACGGAGCGCCGACCGAGGCCGATGGCGCCGCGCCATTCACCGGCGGAAACGGCGAATTCGCAGGCGCGGCGCTCTGGTTCGGCAACGGCGCCGGGAACGCGCCCTGCGCGAAGGCTTGGCCCGCGTGAACGGTCACGACGGCAGCGGTCAGCGGCACAATCAGGCGGCGGATCATCAAGGCTGTATCTCCGGCTAGGTCCAGGCAACCCCAGCGTCTTCGAAAACGAAGCGAATTTGCGGTGGGCACTTTTTACGATTCCTGCCGACGCTTAACAACCCGTTGATTGGGGCAGCAGCGCGGCGCAGGGGCGTCCCGGAAGTTAAAATAGCGTCCGGATTCTAGCGCTTTGGGCCAAAAGCGGCGCCGAAACGGAATATTACGGATGCCCGAACCCGATTTCCGCGACGCACTTCAACCAAGTCTCAGGAGTCAACGGACGGTCCAGAAGTCGCCGACCGGTCCGGATGGGGGCCAGAAGTCGCCGACCGGTCCCGCTGGTCCTCTCTTCCGCTCCTGCTGCGCGACGGCACAGACCTGCCGCTGCATCTTCTCGGTGTTCTTATGGGCGTTCTTGAGTTGGTCGGCGATCTGCGGCGCAACTCCGCACCTTGCTGCATTGACCTCGACAAATTTGATCATCTTCAATTCGGCCTGGCTGAAATTACCGATCAGTCCGCACGCCTCGAGCGCAGACGCCTTGCGCTCACTCGCGGCCTTGATCAACTTGCCGTGTTTCTCCGCCTCTTCGCGCAACTGGGCATATCGGTTCATACAAACCCCCGCTGCAGTCGGAGGCGTCGCCCAATTGCTTGGACCAAGGCCGCCGAGCGAGGCCGCCGGTGCCGCGCCGTTCGTTGACGAAAACGGCGAAGCATTGCCGGCAGGTGTGCCGCTCTCACTGGACAAGGACGCCGGAAATGAGCCCTGAGCAAAGATGTCATCTGCTTGAAAGCTTATGATGGCAGCTATCAGCGGCACAATCAGGCGGCGGATGACCAACGGTGTTCTCCTGCAAACCGCAAGCGGCTCAAATCTTCGGTCGAAGCGCAAATAGCGTTGGTAACTTTCTACAATTCCTGGGTGTCGGCGGCAACCGGTTGGACTT
This region includes:
- a CDS encoding dienelactone hydrolase family protein — translated: MRLLSATLFLTLLAAASTAGAAPLPAPRQVDIPATGLTLHAQLYKPDGDGPFPTVIALHGCGGLSGQSEPVLPRYSDWAEQLLKSGHAVLLPDSHGSRELDPQCRVKERRVLARRERVADVNASRQWLLQQPWVARDRISLIGWANGASAVLWAVRPQSSSRGTGPDFRSAIAFYPDCRISSGLGWSARVPTLLLIGAKDDVSSPSACRQMVEGARGRSALARIVVYPGAAHDFDRANLPLRAIAGADAALPEHGHIGTDADARKDAQQRVTEWLAR
- a CDS encoding DUF2093 domain-containing protein, with protein sequence MLNKFGPSGHGEAQVQYLDGDFRVISPGTYVRCAVTDVRIPLDELKYWSVDLQEAYSVPGAVLQRHFPGALKTQG
- the lpxK gene encoding tetraacyldisaccharide 4'-kinase, giving the protein MREPGFWHGPSSLNSHLLKPLGALYGAIAAQRLRRKGLNAGIPVLCVGNYHVGGAGKTPTVLALAKLMRDLGETPVVLSRGYGGELRGPVRVDPERHAAADVGDEPLMLAGHLPVVVSRKRAEGVPLARSQGATVILMDDGFQNPSIIKDACLIVIDSERGLGNGKVFPAGPLRAPLRPQLARTDALIIVGNGTAAEPVAAEIAAQGKPVLRAHLKPDDAPVAALRGKRVLAFAGIGDPVRFFNTLRLSGIDVVRQQAFADHHPYSQSEIEGLITEARRDGLTLVTTEKDLARLRDPAQHIVPFGVTLEFDDPARLRKFVADRLFKARERKE
- a CDS encoding 3-deoxy-D-manno-octulosonic acid transferase codes for the protein MTLRVYRSLSSAVVPLSPALISRRLRLGKEDPARVGERRGMSADVRPAGPLVWIHGASVGEVLAAAALIERLRALDLRILLTSGTVTSAAIVAKRFPPDVIHQYVPYDSPRYVARFLDHWRPSLALFIESDLWPNLILSSAARRLPMVLINGRMSQRSFPRWRRVAGTISALLDKFDICLAQSQTDADRFAALGSRNVMVTGNLKLDVPAPPADANKLDMLMSMTRGRPVVVAASTHPGEEEIVTATHRTLAGFFPGLLTVIVPRHPDRGEAIARMIAASGLNPTLRSHEDLPTATTDIYVADTMGELGLFYRLAPIVFMGGSLVEHGGQNPIEAIKLGASIVHGPHVFNFTDVYEALDSAGGARRADTQEALVKQFGQMLADSKAREAVLTASERVVGQLGGALERTLSALEPYLLQLRIEMGTGNA
- a CDS encoding lysophospholipid acyltransferase family protein: MKRLLRDLLRSTWVQRALGVLAAEYLRLVWLTNRFSYDPANVYDIVEPEQPAIFAFWHGQHFMTPFIKTKESHRAKVLISRHRDGEFNAIAAERLGIGTIRGSGDHGGAFHRKGGVGAFREMLQALEDGWNVATTADVPKRARVSGLGVIMLARESGRPIMPFAMVTSRFIRLKNWDSTTINLPFGRGAVVGIEPVHVPPDADAETMEKLRLQVESYLNEATRRAYKAVGRPEAALG
- a CDS encoding DUF4170 domain-containing protein, giving the protein MPDSAPQQLLHLVIGGELTDLEHVTFKDLDQVDIVGVYPNYASAYAAWKAKAQQTVDNAHMRYFVVHLHRLLDPGQDTKSST
- a CDS encoding inositol monophosphatase family protein; protein product: MADADTAERIWARDAALLKDTVREAGALALSLFRTELKNWTKGVSSPVSEADIAVNDLVERRLRAATPDYGWLSEESVDDDTRLGKELVWIVDPIDGTRAYLAHREDWCVSVALVSGSTPVLAAVFAPASDEFFFAMRGKGTMLNEKRVRASAGTELDFSRMAGPKPLVQRLSSSPDDITLHPRIGSLALRLCRVADGSLDAAFAGGQSRDWDLAAANLIVQEANGRMTALSGDAIEYNRREVVHGMLVAAGHDRHARIVEHFRDRRLP
- a CDS encoding TldD/PmbA family protein, which codes for MNSSPSTASPLSKAPATSDLFDQSALSMLAQRLVEAAKRAGADAADAVAVRGVSQGVEVRDGRVEESERSEGDDVGLRVLVGQRQAVVSTNDISGDGVAKLAERAVAMARVAPDDKYVGLADPSLLAREFAELDLLDRIIPTTSELERRACEAEAAGLAVKGVTKSSGASASSGIGGMVLVTSTGFHGSYLRSSHGISMTAISGEGTSMERDYDFTSAPHASDLDAPESVGRRAGERTVARANPRKVETCKVPVVYDPRASGSLVGHLVGAINGASIARKTSFLKDKLGEQLFSKDIRIIDDPLRVRGLRSQTFDAEGVRVKKLALIDEGVLTTWLLDCATARELGMVTTGHAHRGVSSSPSPGSYNLHLEPGAMTPKELISDIKQGFYVTDLIGSGVNGVTGDYSRGASGFWIENGELTYPVSEVTIAGHLLAMFKSLVPANDLEFRYGVNAPTLRIEGLTLGGR
- a CDS encoding DUF6101 family protein, with amino-acid sequence MRRQTAISGINPAGSSRSLRLDPLSLPLSFHAHDTRADGGVRRIELHRERVVLHRAVKGMRMAINVRVSDFLGVALRGLDDAQMLVLAHRDPSLNIPLCVSSDHEEIASAWQMWSDIFALPLLTEDDDREPAARRRRHNAIRARRPKFLMRRRGGNLINTETVHRDEREIIARD
- the ubiA gene encoding 4-hydroxybenzoate octaprenyltransferase; the encoded protein is MSDATTRVADATGNWVDTRAPSWSRPYLRLSRYDRPIGSWLLLMPCWWSAALAAGIARDISQLPLVIVLFFIGAFVMRGAGCAWNDITDRDLDASVERTRSRPLPAGQISVTQAFAFLVLQALIGLAVLLQFNRFAILTGVASLVIVAVYPFMKRITWWPQVVLGLAFSWGALMGFAVTLGRIDLTALVLYAGSIAWVIGYDTIYAHQDAEDDALIGIKSTARLFGARTHRALAVLYSLAVVLIGVALALGGARWPAWVGLVAFAAHLAWQIGRLNISDPALCLRLFKSNRDAGLLLFAGLLIDAVMRSVS